A portion of the uncultured Draconibacterium sp. genome contains these proteins:
- a CDS encoding transglutaminase-like domain-containing protein, which translates to MKTIKTISWLLLFVFLWVAAAGQTSKNQPKRMTYAVEISGVLCGYSEMTISPTEKDGRKLLSINTEALVKQRALGGNVELIITEHALISPETELPVWIEQRFITNAEVYSCASFDNRVAHFTSVEGSEPQEIQLPDDVILENPLSYPHLMIDFIRGDANEKEYKVFDIQSGEIISKTYKRIGEEKLELAGDNYNATVLEEFNHQTGITTKLWLDKENSQAIKMNTSNRVIYLADESLKKSIQVVDVDNILFARVDKVIANVHAISSMKIEASIQSEGEIITPESLNFPGQKFEGTVSNNLIEGVFDVERQHYTGENAPSFPAHFSDEKLRKYLEPERLIESDHPVLVKEAKRITADSKDAWEATVKLSTWVGENIMGAIPGGTSAINTYNTREGECGSHSRLLAAFCRAVGIPARLSIGCMYISYAGGCFYQHAWTEVYMGDAGWVAVDATAHEFDFVDAGHIRLGEKTSFNPKAMKILDYQMDNESVDITVPDEYKKYLGNYLFEERNSVFKILYQDGSLAVDIPNAQVLALNPPDENGVFYPTVTRQLNFSFGNDIYGNISTMKLQQVIPLGKKFEQDSIPSEVPEEIRSLVGNYWFAQARADFKVIYENGILAFINPLTKETVKLPKQTESGLWKDELGKNEVEFERNDANEVVRMHVYVNVYLKKQVEL; encoded by the coding sequence ATGAAAACAATAAAAACCATAAGCTGGCTATTGCTGTTTGTTTTTTTATGGGTAGCAGCGGCCGGGCAGACTTCCAAAAATCAACCAAAACGAATGACTTACGCTGTTGAAATCAGCGGTGTACTATGCGGCTATTCTGAAATGACAATTTCTCCTACTGAAAAAGATGGCCGGAAATTACTAAGCATAAATACAGAGGCGCTGGTAAAACAACGTGCCCTGGGCGGAAATGTAGAGTTAATTATTACTGAGCATGCACTAATTTCACCCGAAACGGAACTTCCGGTTTGGATTGAACAGCGTTTTATAACCAATGCTGAAGTTTACTCTTGTGCCAGTTTTGATAATAGAGTTGCGCATTTTACTTCCGTAGAAGGTAGCGAACCTCAAGAAATTCAACTACCCGATGATGTCATTCTGGAGAATCCACTTTCTTATCCGCATTTAATGATCGACTTTATACGGGGAGATGCAAATGAAAAAGAATACAAGGTTTTCGATATTCAGAGTGGAGAAATTATATCAAAAACATACAAACGTATTGGTGAAGAAAAACTGGAACTGGCAGGAGACAATTACAATGCCACAGTTTTAGAGGAATTCAATCACCAAACCGGCATTACAACAAAACTCTGGCTGGATAAAGAAAACAGTCAAGCTATAAAAATGAACACTTCAAACCGGGTGATCTACCTGGCCGATGAATCCTTAAAAAAAAGTATTCAGGTTGTTGATGTCGACAATATACTATTTGCCCGCGTTGATAAGGTTATCGCCAATGTTCACGCCATTTCTTCAATGAAAATTGAAGCATCGATACAATCAGAAGGAGAAATAATTACCCCTGAAAGCTTAAATTTTCCGGGGCAAAAATTCGAAGGAACTGTCAGCAATAATTTAATTGAAGGAGTATTTGACGTGGAAAGACAGCACTACACGGGTGAAAATGCTCCCTCCTTCCCGGCTCATTTTTCTGATGAAAAACTCAGAAAATACCTTGAACCGGAAAGACTGATTGAATCAGATCATCCTGTTTTGGTGAAAGAAGCAAAACGAATCACCGCCGATTCAAAAGACGCCTGGGAAGCTACGGTGAAACTCAGTACCTGGGTTGGCGAAAATATTATGGGCGCCATTCCGGGCGGCACATCAGCCATAAATACTTACAACACCCGCGAAGGAGAATGCGGTTCTCATTCGCGATTACTGGCAGCCTTTTGCCGTGCCGTTGGCATTCCGGCCCGACTTTCCATCGGTTGTATGTACATTTCGTATGCAGGCGGTTGCTTTTACCAACACGCCTGGACAGAAGTTTACATGGGTGATGCCGGGTGGGTAGCTGTTGATGCTACTGCACATGAATTCGATTTTGTAGATGCCGGACACATCCGTTTGGGTGAAAAAACTTCCTTTAATCCGAAAGCAATGAAAATACTGGATTATCAAATGGACAATGAATCGGTAGATATTACAGTTCCTGATGAATACAAAAAATACCTCGGCAATTACCTCTTTGAAGAACGGAACAGCGTTTTTAAAATTCTCTACCAAGATGGAAGCCTCGCTGTTGATATACCCAATGCACAGGTACTGGCACTTAATCCGCCCGATGAAAATGGCGTGTTTTATCCAACAGTGACCCGGCAGCTGAATTTTTCTTTCGGAAACGATATCTATGGAAACATTTCAACGATGAAATTACAACAGGTAATTCCTTTGGGTAAAAAATTTGAGCAGGACAGCATCCCATCTGAGGTGCCTGAAGAAATAAGGTCACTTGTAGGAAATTACTGGTTTGCTCAGGCCCGTGCGGATTTTAAAGTGATTTATGAAAATGGAATCCTTGCCTTTATAAATCCTTTGACCAAAGAAACCGTAAAACTACCGAAACAAACTGAATCCGGTTTATGGAAAGATGAACTGGGAAAAAATGAAGTTGAATTTGAAAGAAACGATGCAAATGAAGTTGTTAGAATGCACGTATACGTTAATGTTTATCTGAAAAAACAAGTTGAACTTTAA